A stretch of Lathyrus oleraceus cultivar Zhongwan6 chromosome 6, CAAS_Psat_ZW6_1.0, whole genome shotgun sequence DNA encodes these proteins:
- the LOC127095754 gene encoding putative F-box/LRR-repeat protein At5g54820, whose product MATENNNLDLFSLLPDSLLLAIVSFLPFKEAAARTCILNKKWLNIWKSGNDIDFDENFFVNSTSDEIKQAQRKVFIDFITNWIAHFTQRDINKFSLKISNPHSCRNTIESCVEFAAQRRVKDLTLDFSDKRNFNNNKDNALFPVPTQVYQLGSSLESLKLSSCGFFVPDSLNFDALRDLSLSCVHVKIKTLKSLLSSCSTIQSLSLEKCWGLQHFDLGYVPICLRRLVVNKCEIELDYLSFNAPILQYFKYSGLVFTSDINAKEIEEVDIDFALESRFNECGNELCQILLDFSAAKILTVCSYLLQVIPSGDEPVQIQGDLNVKHLILNTQLHPNELGGLEFLLNSCSVMEKLTLNLGSGVIFEDYKNPYDVDLKNFWQRRRVVPTCLMRSLKVVEVNKSKTTDSEVITLYFFMLTGKVLEEINIHICNADDGLTEIRYARARYLRTAEKCSSNLRISVY is encoded by the exons ATGGCAACAGAGAACAATAACTTGGATTTGTTCTCTTTGCTACCAGATTCACTTCTTCTTGCAATCGTTTCTTTCCTACCTTTCAAAGAAGCCGCTGCAAGAACATGCATACTCAACAAAAAATGGCTGAACATATGGAAATCCGGAAACGACATTGACTTCGACGAAAACTTCTTTGTCAATTCAACTTCCGATGAAATCAAACAAGCACAAAGAAAGGTTTTCATCGACTTCATCACAAATTGGATTGCACACTTCACACAACGCGACATTAACAAATTCTCACTCAAGATATCAAATCCTCATTCTTGTCGCAACACAATTGAAAGCTGTGTTGAGTTCGCCGCACAGCGCAGGGTGAAAGACTTAACCCTAGATTTCTCAgacaagagaaacttcaataaTAATAAGGATAATGCTTTGTTTCCGGTGCCAACGCAAGTTTATCAACTTGGATCATCGCTCGAATCACTGAAATTGAGTTCGTGTGGTTTCTTTGTGCCAGATTCTCTTAACTTCGATGCACTTAGAGACTTGTCTTTGAGCTGTGTTCATGTTAAAATCAAAACTCTTAAAAGTTTGTTGTCAAGTTGTAGTACTATTCAGAGTTTAAGCCTTGAAAAGTGTTGGGGTTTGCAACACTTCGATTTGGGTTATGTACCAATTTGTTTGAGAAGGTTGGTGGTGAATAAATGCGAAATAGAATTGGATTATTTATCATTTAATGCACCAATACTTCAATATTTTAAGTATTCTGGACTTGTGTTTACTTCGGATATAAATGCAAAAGAGATAGAAGAGGTAGACATTGATTTTGCCCTAGAATCAAGATTCAATGAATGCGGCAATGAGTTATGCCAAATTCTGCTAGATTTTTCTGCAGCTAAGATTCTAACAGTTTGCAGTTATCTACTCCAG GTTATTCCATCTGGAGACGAACCAGTGCAAATACAAGGAGATTTGAATGTAAAACATTTGATTCTGAACACTCAACTGCATCCTAATGAGTTAGGTGGATTGGAGTTCTTACTCAACAGTTGTTCTGTAATGGAAAAACTCACATTAAACCTAGGATCAGGAGTTATATTTGAG GACTATAAAAATCCCTATGATGTTGATCTTAAAAACTTCTGGCAACGTAGAAGAGTAGTTCCTACGTGCTTGATGAGAAGTTTGAAGGTGGTGGAAGTGAATAAATCGAAAACAACAGACTCTGAAGTTATAACTTTGTACTTCTTTATGCTGACAGGGAAAGTGTTGGAAGAGATTAATATTCATATTTGTAATGCAGATGATGGTCTTACAGAAATTCGATATGCACGTGCGAGGTATTTGAGGACTGCTGAAAAGTGTTCAAGTAATTTGCGAATATCAGTTTATTGA